DNA sequence from the Sulfurimonas sp. HSL3-7 genome:
AAGTACGGCATAATCCAGCCCTATCCACATCAAAACGATTGTAACGATCACCCCCGTTACAAGGGAGATCACTGCTTTCAAAGCCATATAGTGTTTGATCTTGGTAAGCACTTCGTTGACATGCTTCATCGTCTCTCTTTCACCGCCGGCAATATCAAGTTTTTTAGCGAACTGTGTCGATTCCAAAAGCATAAAGACAATAATCAAAAAGATAATAAAGCTGTTGGTCAGAACCGAACCGGCGCCCTTCAAGACGGTTGCCGAATACTGCATTAACCTGGCCGGATCAAATATCGATTTCAGATCGCCCTGAAGCAGACCGTAACGACTTAACATCTCAGTTATAGAGCTCAGCTGCACATGGAGTTTTGCCTCGTAAAGAGGCATGTTCGCGCTAAAACTCTGTACAGAGGTACCTACGATAACGCCTAACAGACTAAAAATGATTACAAGCCCCCCAACAACCGCTAAAAGGGCTAAAACGGTGGGGACTTTTTTCTGTATCAGCCAACTGTACAAAGGTGAAATAATAATAGCGATGAAACTTGCAAGCAGAAAGGGAACTACAATTGCAGCGGCCAGTTTCAACGCAGCCAAGACGATGATGATAGATGCCAGGACGATGATGATATTTCCGGAAATTTTTACTTGTACCATTATCTCCGCTTATGTTAGTATATGTTTAAAAGTTTAACATAATTAAGGGAAAATATATTGGAAGATCAGGGTTCATTGCACAAAGCAGTCAAAGGGGAATATTTTTTCACCGTTGGTGAAATCCTCTCGGAAGCATGGGGAAAAGTATACGGCGCCAAACTCAAAATCGTAGGTGCGATGTTGATCTATCTTATACTTGCCTCACTGACGGCAGGTATCATCAACCTTTTTCTCGATTCGCAACCCTATTACGATGCGCAAGAGACATTCAAAGGGGTATTTATCGATATGCTGGTCGGCTGGCTTGCTGCGCCGATCACCATTCCGCTCTCATTAGGCCTGCTGCTGTTGGGGTACAGCCGTGCCAACGGTGAAGAGTTGAACATCGGTTCCATATTCAACTATTATGTTCTGGTCTGGCCGCTTGTTTTTGCATCTATCCTGATCACGGTTATTACCTATATCGGTCTGGCTCTCCTGATACTGCCCGGTATCTACCTTTCCATCGCCTATAGTTTTACGCTTCCCTTGATGGTCGATAAAGGAC
Encoded proteins:
- a CDS encoding AI-2E family transporter; protein product: MVQVKISGNIIIVLASIIIVLAALKLAAAIVVPFLLASFIAIIISPLYSWLIQKKVPTVLALLAVVGGLVIIFSLLGVIVGTSVQSFSANMPLYEAKLHVQLSSITEMLSRYGLLQGDLKSIFDPARLMQYSATVLKGAGSVLTNSFIIFLIIVFMLLESTQFAKKLDIAGGERETMKHVNEVLTKIKHYMALKAVISLVTGVIVTIVLMWIGLDYAVLWGLVAFLFNFIPNIGSILAAVPAVLLALVQLGTFGALEVGAVYLAINVLIGSIIEPRIMGEGLGISTLIVFLSLIFWGWLLGPIGMLLSIPLTIMIKIILQTNEKTRWMAVLMGNGEGVAEVKTRNDF